One window of Ignavibacteriales bacterium genomic DNA carries:
- a CDS encoding alpha-amylase family glycosyl hydrolase has product MKKLFTLGFIVSIISIASAQLVPVTFHFKPDYTQFTTLRIAGTFNNWNNADPAMEMKDPDGDGEYDLTIDLAKDLDHNYKFVMDANWGFAYTDPDNPVINILDNNNSTLHVKDPLITYLLPRDINSKSEKFIDVTPTGLPIRAIFAFTQANPIDPNTLQVIIDGVPLSNPSQYYDAQKREFKYQPNPALTIGDHTVIVSITSALGTDERTSTFRRDPNYKVYNVPVDFYFDQNNTSVVFSQKVTDVVVTGTFNNWNDVFNPMRDPDGDGLWEATATITPDKYEYKFKLNKIIWVNDPDEPAIGTSADQNSLVVVVADSIPKIKLVQPLEGTIFSENPANVSFKALLRPGVKSSGIVDGSIITKLDGTNIPNSFDTTTSTVTSTMILNGEGRHIVEVSFTNKEGLSASEIYSYGIYTNPKGKYIVDALNDEPYSYPAGVPNGSADILSAKITDTPTHDSLKFAIQLKDVTDRTRIGLIITSPSSTLASDPLGLDIRTPNWNGQGIFASIGAPGNLFENPITENRIMVSNNPVTYSNYYLNINNDALTKDEFDFTISLSFLDSIIGSWTRDRQFMVFSFIAADDKSGKGFEVGVNEGGTSTSEDPNIYDAAFIRSGFWQKRMFKNFIPVGQPNGPRFVTLDGKGRGILSVTSNEISDSLAKFGTDISFLTPGVEYWYPDVTVHGELSDLSISTITFYFNNAPSTQQVTAGKFDVPLTLKEGENIVYVVAEDSKGFKSTSKNLIMNYKPDTEPSIAIDGTVTGRQVKLTANVTSPIGAQFTYLWSADQLNPANVFLSSTQKEVTINIPQTDGEYYFNLRVRDSKNNRIYVRKLVLAQGDSILLPEINHHPKWVDDAIVYEIYPRSFTQQGGFSGVVERIPEMKALGVNTIWFMPIYTGPTTHGYEITDYYGFEEDYGTEADFRAMMTALKANGFKVILDYVVNHTSIQHPFMQNVFQYKEYSPWANFYIWDGEPGNSNYQFLFDWSSLPNLNHQNPDVRKYFIKAAKYWVSNFNIDGFRCDVAWGVEQRNNLFWQEWREALKTIKPDIFLEAEASSAEAVFYQNRFDSANDWELRNKLLGALNGSVTIQSLHQEATRVYPEYARPFRFLENHDEVRVASSFDTKRSVLLHTIIFTLNGVPLIYSGGEVGEITRREMINWSDPDNVKPYFKKLTQIRSKYIHDPKIELIDNTDNNNVYSYSSISGNNVVLTAANFRNELKNTNMDLSKLPYDGSSNYYLTDLIDGKVYKVTPEQRTAFLISLNEYQAKVFYYGLDSVTVVDVENFADTKIPSQYKLFQNYPNPFNPVSMIKYQIKETEKVTLKIYDMLGGEVATLVDEFKSPGTYYAQFNGANLSSGIYFYQLKSGKYLETKKLVLLK; this is encoded by the coding sequence ATGAAAAAACTTTTTACACTTGGTTTTATTGTTAGTATTATTTCTATAGCGTCTGCACAATTGGTACCCGTCACTTTTCACTTCAAACCTGATTACACACAATTTACAACACTAAGAATAGCAGGAACTTTTAACAACTGGAACAATGCTGACCCAGCAATGGAAATGAAAGACCCTGATGGTGATGGAGAATATGATTTAACAATAGACCTTGCGAAAGATCTGGATCATAATTATAAATTTGTTATGGATGCAAACTGGGGATTTGCTTATACCGATCCGGACAATCCAGTTATTAATATTTTAGATAATAACAACTCAACTTTGCATGTTAAAGATCCTCTTATAACTTATTTACTGCCAAGAGATATAAATTCGAAAAGTGAAAAATTTATTGATGTAACACCAACCGGCTTACCAATAAGAGCAATTTTTGCTTTTACACAAGCTAATCCAATTGATCCGAACACACTCCAAGTAATTATTGATGGCGTTCCTTTGAGTAATCCATCTCAATACTACGATGCGCAAAAGAGAGAATTTAAATATCAACCTAACCCTGCGTTAACAATTGGCGACCATACAGTAATTGTTTCAATTACATCAGCTTTAGGAACAGATGAAAGAACTTCCACATTCAGAAGAGATCCAAATTACAAAGTTTACAATGTTCCGGTTGATTTTTATTTCGATCAAAATAATACCTCAGTTGTATTTTCTCAGAAGGTTACAGATGTAGTTGTAACGGGCACCTTTAATAATTGGAACGATGTCTTTAATCCAATGCGCGATCCTGATGGAGATGGGTTATGGGAAGCAACCGCAACAATAACGCCTGATAAGTATGAATACAAATTCAAACTAAATAAAATAATATGGGTTAATGATCCTGATGAACCTGCAATTGGAACATCTGCAGATCAAAACAGCCTGGTTGTTGTTGTGGCTGATTCAATACCAAAAATAAAATTAGTGCAGCCTTTGGAAGGAACAATCTTTTCAGAAAATCCTGCTAATGTAAGTTTCAAAGCTTTACTGCGCCCTGGAGTTAAATCATCTGGAATAGTTGACGGAAGTATCATTACCAAATTAGATGGAACAAATATTCCGAATAGTTTCGATACTACAACTTCAACTGTAACTTCCACTATGATTTTAAATGGTGAAGGAAGACATATTGTTGAAGTTTCTTTTACTAATAAGGAGGGTTTGTCTGCCAGCGAAATTTACTCGTATGGAATTTATACCAATCCAAAGGGAAAATACATAGTTGATGCATTGAATGATGAGCCTTACTCATATCCTGCCGGAGTACCAAATGGTTCAGCAGATATTCTTTCCGCAAAAATCACAGATACACCAACGCACGACTCTTTGAAATTTGCAATTCAATTAAAAGATGTTACAGACAGAACAAGAATTGGATTGATCATCACAAGCCCCAGCAGCACTTTAGCAAGCGATCCGTTGGGATTAGACATCAGAACTCCGAACTGGAATGGTCAGGGAATTTTTGCATCAATCGGTGCCCCTGGAAACCTTTTTGAAAATCCTATTACTGAAAACCGAATAATGGTAAGCAACAATCCTGTAACATACAGCAATTATTATTTGAACATCAATAATGATGCATTAACAAAAGATGAATTTGATTTTACCATCAGTCTTTCTTTTTTAGATAGCATAATTGGAAGCTGGACAAGAGACCGGCAATTCATGGTTTTTTCATTTATTGCTGCTGATGATAAAAGCGGTAAAGGTTTTGAGGTTGGGGTAAACGAAGGCGGTACAAGTACAAGTGAAGATCCAAATATTTATGATGCAGCATTTATCAGAAGCGGTTTCTGGCAAAAACGAATGTTTAAAAATTTTATTCCTGTAGGTCAGCCTAATGGTCCCCGGTTTGTAACGCTTGATGGAAAAGGAAGAGGAATTCTTTCTGTTACCTCAAACGAAATTTCTGACAGTCTTGCAAAATTCGGAACAGATATTTCTTTCCTTACACCTGGAGTGGAATACTGGTATCCAGATGTAACCGTTCACGGTGAATTGAGTGATCTTTCGATATCAACCATAACTTTTTATTTTAACAATGCTCCAAGTACCCAACAAGTTACCGCCGGTAAATTTGATGTTCCATTAACATTAAAGGAAGGCGAGAATATAGTTTATGTTGTTGCTGAAGATAGTAAAGGTTTTAAATCAACTTCAAAAAATTTAATTATGAATTATAAACCGGATACAGAACCATCGATTGCTATTGATGGAACAGTAACCGGAAGACAAGTAAAACTAACTGCAAATGTAACCTCGCCAATTGGTGCGCAATTTACTTATTTGTGGTCAGCTGATCAATTAAACCCGGCAAATGTATTTCTATCATCTACGCAAAAGGAAGTTACAATAAATATCCCGCAAACTGATGGAGAGTATTACTTCAATTTAAGAGTTAGGGATTCCAAGAATAATAGAATTTATGTTAGAAAATTAGTGCTGGCACAGGGTGATTCTATTTTATTACCGGAAATAAACCATCATCCCAAATGGGTTGATGATGCAATTGTTTATGAAATTTATCCACGATCCTTTACTCAGCAAGGAGGATTTTCCGGAGTTGTGGAAAGAATTCCTGAAATGAAAGCGTTGGGTGTTAACACAATTTGGTTTATGCCAATTTATACAGGACCAACCACTCACGGTTATGAAATTACTGATTATTATGGTTTTGAAGAAGACTATGGAACCGAAGCTGATTTTAGAGCTATGATGACAGCGCTTAAAGCAAACGGATTTAAAGTTATTCTTGATTACGTTGTAAACCACACTTCAATTCAACACCCGTTTATGCAGAATGTTTTTCAGTATAAAGAATACTCGCCTTGGGCTAACTTCTATATCTGGGATGGTGAACCAGGAAATTCCAATTATCAATTTTTATTTGATTGGTCTAGCTTGCCAAATTTAAATCATCAAAATCCTGATGTAAGAAAATATTTTATTAAAGCTGCAAAGTATTGGGTTAGCAATTTTAATATTGATGGATTTAGATGTGATGTTGCATGGGGAGTTGAACAAAGAAATAATCTTTTTTGGCAGGAATGGAGGGAAGCATTAAAAACAATTAAGCCGGATATTTTTCTTGAAGCGGAAGCCAGTTCAGCAGAAGCAGTATTCTATCAGAATAGATTTGATTCCGCAAACGACTGGGAACTGCGTAATAAATTACTTGGTGCTTTGAATGGATCTGTTACAATACAATCTTTACATCAGGAAGCTACACGCGTTTATCCTGAGTACGCTCGTCCGTTTAGATTCCTGGAAAATCATGATGAAGTAAGAGTCGCATCATCGTTCGATACCAAGCGGTCGGTTTTACTCCACACAATTATTTTTACACTTAACGGTGTCCCGTTGATTTATTCAGGTGGAGAAGTTGGAGAAATAACCCGGCGGGAAATGATTAACTGGAGCGATCCCGATAATGTAAAACCATATTTCAAAAAATTAACACAGATACGTAGCAAGTATATCCATGATCCGAAGATAGAGTTAATTGATAACACAGACAATAATAATGTTTACTCATATTCATCTATAAGCGGCAATAATGTTGTTCTTACAGCAGCAAACTTTAGAAATGAATTAAAAAATACTAATATGGATTTATCAAAACTTCCATACGATGGTTCAAGCAATTATTATTTAACAGATTTGATAGATGGCAAGGTTTACAAGGTTACTCCTGAGCAGCGGACTGCTTTTCTAATAAGTCTAAATGAATACCAGGCAAAAGTATTTTATTATGGATTAGATTCAGTAACAGTTGTTGATGTTGAGAATTTTGCAGATACAAAAATTCCATCGCAATATAAACTATTTCAGAATTATCCAAATCCCTTTAACCCGGTATCAATGATCAAGTACCAGATAAAGGAGACTGAAAAAGTTACTTTGAAAATTTATGATATGCTTGGTGGAGAAGTTGCAACATTAGTGGATGAATTTAAAAGTCCCGGAACCTATTATGCTCAATTTAACGGAGCAAACTTAAGCAGCGGAATTTATTTCTATCAATTGAAATCTGGTAAGTACCTGGAAACGAAAAAGCTTGTTCTGTTAAAATAA
- a CDS encoding class I mannose-6-phosphate isomerase, whose translation MPDKNSKHIEDPFIALLPERMTKFPRGPFDTLPKFPISSGVIEKGYNALADNISAEIHNGLRVLVIDGYQGIHWEEFISGLTNALKYFKIEYEFIDVRNYYASDDEILKRIEPFLGGDDPIFGMHYPFGLEYLFDVKKISELRITSSIKRGNKAKDITIIYGTGSSIIELYDNLWYIDVPKDYIQEYARNGEVCNLGSIQPLSFGQFYKRSYFVEWPALNRLKKQLLPSLDLFIDLQNPVEPTAIKGNDFRNALTEISVTPFRLRPWFFPGPWGGKFMQGHMGLDPEAPNFAWSFEMIVPENGIIIEKDDVTLEFSFDCLMYLQNRNVLGENASKQFKYEWPIRFDYLDTIDGGNLSVQVHPRPDYIRKKFGETFTQDETYYICASKPDSQVYIGLTEECDPLEFKKALEDSIQFGSEVDIEKFVNQEPSEPHDLFLIPNGTIHCSGEGNLVLEISATPYIFTFKIYDYLRKDLEGKLRPINVQRGFENIRFERRKKWVQENLIAKPKILKSGQGWQEVVLYEAPFTFYNIHRIEFENEFVMNTNGIAYSTNLVQGERVEIFSQNGRVSKLSYLETMIIPAATGELKIVNKGKSPCKMVMVYVKPGIGISDPLNDPN comes from the coding sequence ATGCCTGATAAGAATTCAAAACATATTGAAGATCCCTTCATTGCATTGCTGCCAGAAAGAATGACGAAGTTTCCGCGGGGTCCATTTGATACATTACCTAAATTCCCAATCAGCAGTGGAGTAATTGAAAAAGGATACAACGCATTAGCTGATAATATCTCCGCAGAAATACACAATGGGCTCCGTGTGCTTGTTATTGATGGCTATCAGGGTATTCATTGGGAAGAATTTATTTCGGGACTTACTAACGCACTCAAATATTTTAAAATTGAATACGAATTTATTGATGTTAGAAATTATTATGCTTCTGATGATGAAATTCTGAAAAGAATTGAACCATTCCTTGGCGGAGATGACCCTATTTTTGGAATGCATTATCCCTTCGGTCTTGAATATCTTTTCGATGTAAAAAAAATATCAGAGCTTCGTATAACTTCATCAATAAAGCGCGGCAATAAAGCCAAAGATATTACAATCATTTACGGTACAGGTTCTTCAATTATAGAATTGTATGATAACCTGTGGTACATTGATGTTCCTAAAGATTATATTCAGGAGTATGCACGTAATGGTGAGGTTTGCAATCTTGGTTCAATTCAGCCTTTATCTTTCGGACAGTTTTATAAACGATCTTACTTTGTTGAGTGGCCTGCATTAAACAGATTGAAAAAACAATTACTTCCTTCACTCGATCTTTTTATCGATCTTCAAAATCCAGTTGAACCAACCGCAATTAAAGGAAATGATTTTAGAAATGCTTTAACTGAAATTTCTGTTACACCATTCCGGTTGCGTCCGTGGTTTTTTCCTGGTCCCTGGGGTGGAAAGTTTATGCAAGGGCATATGGGGCTTGATCCTGAAGCACCAAATTTTGCTTGGTCATTTGAAATGATCGTTCCTGAAAATGGAATCATAATTGAAAAAGATGATGTTACACTTGAGTTCTCATTCGATTGCTTAATGTATTTGCAAAATAGAAATGTTCTGGGTGAAAATGCTTCAAAACAATTTAAATATGAATGGCCAATAAGATTTGATTACCTGGATACAATCGATGGCGGTAATTTATCAGTACAAGTTCATCCGCGCCCAGACTATATAAGAAAAAAATTTGGTGAAACTTTTACTCAGGATGAAACATATTATATATGTGCATCAAAACCAGATTCGCAAGTTTATATTGGCTTAACTGAAGAATGCGATCCATTGGAATTTAAAAAAGCGCTTGAAGATTCAATTCAATTTGGCAGCGAGGTAGATATAGAAAAATTTGTTAACCAAGAACCAAGCGAACCTCATGATCTTTTCTTAATTCCTAATGGGACGATTCACTGCAGCGGGGAAGGCAATTTGGTGCTTGAAATAAGCGCTACGCCATACATATTTACATTTAAAATTTATGATTATTTAAGAAAAGATCTTGAGGGAAAACTTCGACCAATAAACGTTCAGCGTGGTTTTGAAAATATTAGATTTGAAAGAAGAAAAAAATGGGTTCAGGAAAATCTTATTGCCAAACCTAAGATATTAAAAAGTGGTCAGGGTTGGCAGGAAGTTGTACTTTATGAAGCGCCTTTTACTTTTTATAACATCCACAGGATTGAGTTTGAGAATGAATTTGTTATGAATACCAATGGTATCGCTTACTCAACTAATTTAGTTCAAGGTGAAAGAGTAGAGATTTTTTCCCAGAACGGAAGAGTTAGCAAACTTTCATATTTAGAAACAATGATTATTCCTGCAGCTACTGGCGAATTAAAAATTGTAAACAAGGGCAAGAGTCCCTGTAAAATGGTGATGGTTTACGTAAAACCCGGTATTGGCATTTCTGATCCATTGAATGATCCGAATTAA
- a CDS encoding ROK family protein: MKFGMDFGGTNIKAGVFENNGSTVHFVEEKLANFSSSENLLYSLIKHARKVIGNYRIESGGFAIKGLINTETGIVENDIGAGQMLAGINLRTAFSDELGFPFAIENDARAYAWGEYKFGAGKGSKAMVCMTLGTGFGCSLVVDEKPYYGSDSLGGLLGGHISIDRNGPDCSCGNKGCLELYCSATALTKKIKEKHSSLNSSVDVLPEFFNRVRTGDEKCVIIFNEFIDDLSIGIVNAIHAYGPDTVVLGGGVMNSADIILPPLTKLVHKRAWTFPKNKVEIKKSLLGNNAAAIGVAFLGR, from the coding sequence ATGAAATTTGGGATGGATTTTGGCGGTACAAATATTAAAGCGGGTGTTTTTGAAAACAACGGCAGCACTGTTCACTTTGTTGAGGAAAAACTTGCTAATTTTTCTTCTTCAGAAAACCTCCTTTATAGTTTAATCAAACATGCAAGGAAGGTAATTGGGAATTACAGAATCGAGAGCGGTGGATTTGCTATCAAAGGTTTAATCAATACAGAAACCGGCATAGTAGAAAATGATATCGGCGCCGGTCAAATGCTTGCAGGTATAAATCTTAGAACAGCTTTTTCTGATGAACTTGGATTTCCATTTGCAATAGAAAATGATGCACGCGCTTACGCCTGGGGTGAATATAAATTCGGTGCGGGCAAAGGAAGCAAAGCAATGGTATGCATGACTTTAGGAACTGGATTTGGCTGCTCGCTTGTTGTTGATGAAAAACCATATTACGGATCTGATTCATTAGGCGGTCTACTTGGAGGGCACATAAGCATAGATAGAAATGGACCTGATTGTTCCTGTGGAAATAAAGGCTGCCTAGAATTGTACTGTTCTGCCACAGCGTTAACTAAAAAGATAAAAGAAAAGCATTCATCTTTAAACAGTTCCGTCGATGTACTTCCGGAATTTTTTAATAGAGTAAGAACCGGTGATGAAAAATGTGTTATAATTTTTAATGAATTTATAGATGATCTTTCTATCGGAATAGTTAATGCAATTCACGCGTACGGACCGGATACAGTAGTATTAGGTGGAGGAGTTATGAACTCTGCCGATATAATTCTTCCACCGTTAACTAAGTTAGTGCATAAACGTGCGTGGACATTCCCCAAAAACAAAGTGGAAATAAAGAAATCATTGCTGGGTAATAATGCTGCTGCAATCGGAGTTGCATTTTTAGGAAGATAA
- a CDS encoding family 78 glycoside hydrolase catalytic domain, with protein sequence MGKRFSSIKPVELKCEYKIDPAGIDEKQPRFSWITEYDGYDSSQTFYRIIVASTTNNLSIEPVDIWDSCKVQSSYSSQIAFAGKHLHSAKTYYWQVMVWNEKDEPTLWSEPAKFSTGLFEKNDWGAKWISHIYNEKPERTISFQVNKDKWIWYPFSNSDDKFKTIYLHKSFQLERIDIIESAYLIVTADEKFQLFLNKKFVAQSDDKIFSWARPKLCDVKDFLKEGKNIFQVTGLNSYIDKPGFTLRLEIKFTTGETFFILTDKSWLSSLEQSETNLVNAEEVAIVGEKPWRVPKAELEFNPAAYFRKTFRTTKNVTRGFVYCTALGLYHLRINSKQVGEDRLTPGWSDFNKRVYYNSYDVTSNLGLSDEHVINIILADGYYSGYCGWEKGKGYYGKFPAFKLQLMISYDDGSDEIISTDETWTSSEGPIREADILMGEFYDTNFEPMIEGWDTYPSKNVNFKKVKVIPDINPELAPYKAEEVKIRCELKPQSIKEINKQKFIIDFGQNFTGFVKLVLKNVSNQKIVLRFAEMLNNDGSLYTENIRMARAQDTYISKGDNEETWQPLFTYHGFRYVEVTGLDKIEQNTITGISINSLPEQTSTFTSSDEKLNKLFNCILWNQRSNYVDIPTDCPQRDERLGWTGDAVSFFKTAAFNFYVSSFYSKWLTDLFDAQREDGALPPFAPFVDMGVGPVYFNSAGWADAGIVTPYLFFKYYNDVNLLEKYYERMKSFTLSLKKMSNNFVLPEYGYGDWLYIGEETAKSFIATAYFAYDCSLMSRIAAIIGSSEDEVYYADLFNKIKQSFRKAFLNDDGSLSQLTQTAVVLAIHFELLESEEKIKAINYLTKNIIDNGYHIKTGFLGLSFLMPVLSSINRNDIAWKVLTNNEFPSWFFMIDNGATTLWERWDSYHPERGFYDPTMNSFNHCSLGCVGEWLFTDLAGIIILEPGFKKVMIKPFIPEELIFAKASFKTIHGVIKSAWKKNVKKLLMKVTIPFNTKAIIVLPSIEFELKEHHKVIKKENGCVYLEVGSGSYEISCKLE encoded by the coding sequence ATGGGAAAAAGATTTTCATCAATTAAACCTGTTGAATTAAAATGCGAATATAAAATTGATCCAGCCGGTATAGATGAAAAACAGCCGCGTTTCAGTTGGATAACCGAATATGACGGATATGATTCCTCCCAAACTTTTTATAGAATTATAGTCGCTTCTACTACTAATAATCTTTCTATAGAACCTGTGGACATTTGGGACTCTTGTAAAGTCCAATCTTCCTATTCATCTCAAATAGCATTTGCGGGTAAGCATCTTCATTCCGCCAAAACATACTATTGGCAAGTGATGGTATGGAATGAAAAAGATGAGCCTACATTATGGAGTGAACCCGCAAAATTTTCAACTGGATTATTTGAAAAAAATGATTGGGGTGCAAAGTGGATTTCTCATATCTACAATGAAAAACCAGAACGTACAATTAGTTTTCAAGTAAATAAAGACAAATGGATTTGGTATCCATTCAGTAATTCCGATGATAAATTTAAAACTATTTATTTACACAAATCGTTTCAGCTTGAACGAATAGATATTATTGAATCTGCTTACCTAATTGTAACTGCAGATGAAAAATTCCAGCTCTTTCTTAATAAAAAATTTGTTGCACAAAGTGATGATAAAATATTTTCCTGGGCAAGACCGAAGTTGTGTGATGTAAAAGATTTTCTTAAGGAAGGCAAGAATATTTTTCAAGTAACCGGACTAAACTCATACATTGACAAACCAGGATTTACTCTTAGACTAGAAATTAAATTCACCACCGGGGAAACATTTTTTATTCTAACAGATAAGAGTTGGCTGTCATCATTGGAACAATCTGAAACAAACCTTGTGAACGCCGAAGAAGTAGCAATTGTTGGAGAGAAACCATGGCGTGTGCCCAAAGCGGAATTAGAATTTAATCCAGCCGCATATTTTAGAAAAACTTTTCGAACGACAAAGAATGTAACACGTGGGTTTGTTTATTGCACGGCACTTGGGTTGTATCATTTAAGAATTAATAGTAAACAAGTTGGTGAAGATAGGCTTACACCAGGCTGGAGTGATTTTAATAAACGTGTTTATTACAATTCTTATGATGTCACATCAAACCTTGGTTTATCAGATGAGCATGTTATTAATATAATACTTGCTGACGGATATTATTCCGGATATTGCGGTTGGGAAAAGGGAAAAGGATACTATGGAAAATTTCCTGCATTTAAACTTCAGTTGATGATCTCTTATGATGATGGAAGTGATGAAATTATTTCTACCGATGAAACCTGGACATCATCCGAAGGACCAATCCGTGAAGCTGATATTCTGATGGGTGAATTCTATGACACCAATTTTGAACCGATGATAGAAGGTTGGGATACTTACCCATCAAAAAATGTTAACTTTAAAAAAGTAAAAGTTATACCTGATATTAATCCAGAATTAGCGCCATATAAAGCTGAAGAAGTAAAGATCCGATGTGAATTGAAACCGCAATCAATTAAAGAAATTAATAAGCAGAAATTTATTATTGATTTTGGACAAAACTTTACCGGCTTTGTAAAATTAGTTCTTAAAAATGTAAGCAATCAAAAAATTGTTTTACGATTTGCAGAAATGCTTAACAACGATGGCTCTCTTTATACCGAAAATATTAGAATGGCAAGAGCGCAGGATACTTACATATCAAAAGGAGATAATGAAGAAACCTGGCAACCACTTTTTACATATCACGGTTTCAGATATGTTGAAGTTACTGGTCTTGATAAGATTGAACAGAATACTATTACTGGAATATCAATAAATTCATTACCAGAACAGACCAGTACTTTTACTTCTTCGGATGAAAAACTCAATAAGTTATTCAACTGCATACTATGGAATCAAAGATCTAACTATGTTGATATTCCAACTGATTGTCCGCAGCGTGATGAAAGATTAGGTTGGACTGGTGATGCAGTAAGTTTTTTTAAGACCGCAGCTTTCAATTTTTATGTATCTTCGTTTTATTCAAAATGGTTAACAGATCTTTTTGATGCACAACGAGAAGATGGAGCGTTACCACCATTTGCACCATTTGTGGATATGGGTGTGGGTCCTGTCTATTTTAACTCCGCTGGTTGGGCTGATGCAGGAATTGTTACACCATATTTGTTTTTTAAATATTATAACGATGTAAACCTTCTTGAAAAATATTATGAACGAATGAAATCTTTCACTCTCTCTCTTAAAAAAATGAGCAATAATTTTGTATTGCCGGAATATGGTTATGGCGATTGGCTTTACATCGGTGAAGAAACCGCAAAAAGTTTTATCGCCACAGCTTACTTTGCATATGATTGTTCTTTAATGAGTCGAATTGCAGCAATTATTGGGTCCAGCGAAGATGAAGTATATTATGCTGATCTGTTTAACAAAATAAAACAATCATTCAGAAAAGCATTCCTAAATGATGATGGTAGTTTAAGTCAGTTAACTCAAACTGCCGTTGTTCTCGCTATTCATTTTGAATTACTCGAATCAGAAGAAAAAATAAAAGCAATAAATTATCTTACCAAAAATATTATTGATAACGGTTATCATATCAAAACAGGATTTCTTGGCTTATCATTTTTGATGCCCGTTCTTTCATCAATTAACAGAAATGATATTGCCTGGAAAGTGCTTACAAATAATGAATTTCCTTCTTGGTTTTTTATGATTGATAACGGAGCTACAACATTGTGGGAACGCTGGGATAGCTATCATCCTGAAAGGGGATTTTATGATCCAACAATGAACTCATTCAATCACTGCTCATTGGGATGTGTGGGAGAATGGCTGTTTACAGACTTAGCAGGAATAATTATTCTTGAGCCAGGATTCAAAAAAGTAATGATAAAGCCATTTATTCCCGAAGAATTAATTTTTGCAAAAGCATCATTCAAAACTATTCATGGCGTTATTAAATCTGCCTGGAAGAAAAACGTGAAGAAATTATTAATGAAGGTAACAATCCCATTTAATACCAAGGCAATTATAGTTCTTCCAAGCATTGAGTTTGAATTAAAAGAACATCATAAAGTTATTAAGAAAGAAAATGGATGTGTTTATTTAGAGGTTGGTTCCGGAAGTTATGAGATAAGCTGTAAACTTGAATGA